GTCGAATCCCAGGCCCAGCAAGCGCTGGCCAAGGTCGGCCTGCAGCGCGACGACAGCAACGCCAGTCTGGTGCTGCAGCTCGGTGCCGAGGCCGGCTTTGTGCCCAATCCGTACTGGGAGCCCTACTACCGCGCCTACCCATTCGGTCCCGGCCCGTTCTACGGTAGCTTCGGCATGGGCTTTGGCCGCGGCGGCTGGGGATTCGGCATGGGCACGGGCTGGATGATGGACCGCCCCACGCCGCTGTACCACCGCAAGGTCAGCCTGATCCTCCGTGACGCGACGACGCAGAAAATCGTGTACGAAACGTCGGCCGTGTATGAAGATGTCTGGACCGACGACCCCGCCATCTACGGCGTGCTGTTCCATCAGGCGCTGGCCGGATTCCCCACCCCGCCCCAAGGCACGCGCGTGGTGAAGACCTTGGTGGACCGCCATTCCACCGTGCCGGTTACTGCCGCGCCAACCGCACCAGCCAAGGTCGAAGCAGCACCTGCGGCACCCAAGCGCTGAGCGCGGCAAGAGCCAACATCCGGCAACACCTTGGCCGATAGGAATTTGCAAAGTTCAACATTTGAATGCATTTCATCGTGCTAAGGTCAAGGCACTATGACCAGCAAAGCTGGCAAGAGCAATCGCTCACTTCCAAACAAAGCCACCGCTCCAACCGTTTTCCAAAGGATATCGACATGAAAAAGAACAACATCGCTTCCTCCGCTCTGCTGTGCGCACTGTTTCTGGGCGCGGCCTTCAGCGCGAATGCCACCGGTCTCGGCGACGCGCTCAAGGACAAGATGGGTGGCGGCTCCAGCAGCGGCAGCGGCTCGGCCCTGTCCGGCGCGCTGGGCGGTGGCGGTGATTCGGCAGCGCTGTCGGCCATGGGCCTGTCGGGTTCGGGCACGGCCAGCAACGCCGCCGGCGTGATCACCTACTGCATGAAGAACAACTACCTGAACGCCGACAAGGCCGCCGCCGTGAAAGACCAACTGCTCGGCAAGATGGGCCTCGGCCAGAAGGAAGAGCCCAAGGACGAAGGTTTCCTGAGCGGCGCGACCGGCATGATCACCGGCAAGGACGGCAAGTCCTTCAGCCTCGACAAGGTCAAGGGCAACCTCAAGGAAAAGGCCTGCGATCTGGTGTTGGACAACGCCAAGTCCCTGCTCTGAGTTCCCATGCGCGAATGACGAAAGCCGATGCAGCCCCCAAGGCCCCATCGGCTTTTTTGTGTCCGCCCCAGAATTGGAATGCGGACACGGGCGCTCCGGCACAAGCCCTGATTGCGTGACAATCCAAGAGGCCGTGAAATACCGGCATCCCCGCCCCGACACCACAAACAACAGGTGGCCCCACCACCGATCCGTTCAACGAATTCATCGCATTCAACGAACTCAACGCTCCCAACCCGCATGCACGTCACCCGCATCATCGCCATCCGCCACGGAGAAACTGCCTGGAATGTGGACACCCGCATCCAAGGCCATCTCGACATTCCTCTCAACGACATCGGCGAATGGCAGGCACAGCAGGCCGCAGGTGCGCTGGCCAACGAAAGCATCGACGCGATCTACAGCAGCGACCTTCAGCGTGCCTTCGCCACCGCACAGGCCATTGCCGACACCACGAACGCACCGCTGATCGCCAACCAGCAACTGCGCGAGCGCAGCTTTGGCGATTTTCAAGGCCGCACCTTCGCGCAGATCGAGGCCGAATCGCCCGAAGACGCGATGCGCTGGCGCAAGCGCGACCCCGAGTTCGTACCCGCAGGCGGCGGCGAATCGCTGACCATGCTGCGCGCGCGCATCGACAACGCCGTCAACGAACTGGCCCAGCAGCACCCGGGCGAGCAGATCGTGCTGGTCGCGCATGGCGGCGTGATGGACGTGCTGTACCGCCTTGCCACCAAGCTCGACCTGCAAGCGCCCCGCACCTGGCAACTCACCAACGCCGCCATCAATCGCCTGCTTTGGACCCCCGACAGCGGCCTCACGCTCGTCGGCTGGGCCGACACACAGCACTTGAATCAGCAAAGCCGCGATGAAATCCATTCCTGACTACCTGCTGCAACTGCAGGGCAAATCGGTCGATCAGATCGAGACCCCTGCGCTCGTCATCGACCTCGACGCCATGGACCGCAACATCCAGCGCATGGCCGACTTCACGCGCAAGCACCGCGTGCGCTGGCGTCCGCACGCCAAGCTGCACAAGAGCGCCGACATCGCGCTGCTGCTGGAGCAGGCCGGTGCCATCGGCCACTGCGTGCAAAAGCTCTCCGAGGCCGAAATCCTCGCCTCGCTGGGCGTGAACAACCTCTATATCAGCAACGAGATCATCGCCCCCACGAAGCTGCGCCGCGTGGCCCAGCTCGCGCAGGATCTCGATGCGCGCGGCGGTCGTCTGGCCATCGCGGTGGACTCCGAAGTCGGCATCGAAATGCTCGCCCGCGCGCTGCGCGATGTGAACAGCCACGGCATCATCGACGTGTTCATCGAACTCGACGTCGGCCAGGGCCGCTGCGGCGTGCACCCCGGCGAACCTGCGCTGGAACTGGCCAAGGCCATTGCCGAACACCCCGCGCTGCGCCTCGCCGGTCTGCATGCGTATCACGGTCGCGCCCAGCACTTTCGCACCATCGCCGACCGCCGCCAGGCCATCGCGCAGGTCATCGAAGAGGTCGAGCACACGCGCAAGCTGATTCTCGATGCGGGCCTGCAAGTGCACCTCATCACAGGCTCGGGCACGGGCACACTGATCCACGAAGCGGCCAGCGGCGTCTACGGCGAACTGCAAGCAGGCTCGTTCCTGTTCATGGATGCGGACTACGCCCAGAACGAACGCGACCCCGCGCAGCCCGCGTTCGAGCACGCGCTGTTCGTCAAATCGCAGGTCATCTCCGCCGACGACAAGCACGCCGTCTGCGACGCAGGCCACAAGAGCCACGCCATCGATTCGGGCCTGCCCAAAGTGCGCGTGACGGACGAATCCGAGCAGTTGCAATTCGCCAACGGCGGCGACGAACACGGCCTACTGCACCCCACCAGCACCGGCGGCTGGCTGCCCGCGCTGGGAGCCACCGTCTGGCTGATCCCGGGCCACTGCGACCCCACCGTCAACCTGCACGACTTCATGATCGGCGTGCGCGGCGGGCTCGATGGCGGCACGGTGGAAAGCATCGTTCGCGTGGATACACGCGGCGCGCTGCGCTGATCTTCAATTGCTGATCAAAAGCGGCTGATCAACGACTCGTCTTCATCCCCTGAGCCGCCGCCCAGGCGCTGATGTCGTCGCGCCGGATGGCGGCTGCCATGAGCTGCGGAAACGCATCCGGCGTGCAGGCGAACGACGGCACGCCGAGCGCCGCGAGCTTGGCTGCCAACTGTGCGTCGTAAGCGGGTGCGCCTTCATCGCTCAACGCAAGCAGCGTGATGAACTGCACGCCCGATTCCACGAGTTCATGCGCGCGGCGCAGCAGGCCCGCTTCCACGCCGCCTTCGTACAGATCGGAGATCAGCACCAGAATCGTGTTGCGCGGCTCGCGGATCAGGCCTTGGCAGTAGCCGACCGCGCCGTTGATGTCGGTGCCGCCGCCAAGCTGCACGCCGAACAGCACATCGACGGGATCGTCGAGCTTTTCCGTCATGTCGACGACGGCGGTGTCGAACACCACCATCTTGGTGTCCACCGCAGGCAGGCTCGCCATCACCGCGCCGAAGATGCTCGAATACACGACCGAGTTCGCCATCGAGCCGCTCTGGTCGATGCACAGCACCACCTCGCGCTGCGGCTTGCGCGCCTTGCGGCCATAGCCGATCAGCGTCTGAGGCACGATGGTGCGGTACTCGGGCTGCCAGTGGCGCAGGTTTGCGCGGATCGTGCGATGCCAGTCGATCTCGGCATGCTTGGGGCGGCGGTTGCGCTGGCTGCGATCGAGCGCGCCGCTGATGGCACCGCGCATCGGCTCTTCAAGCTTGCGCATGAGTTCATCGACCACCTTCTGCACCACCGCGCGCGCCGTGGCCTTGGTGCTTTGCGGGATCACGCTGGACAGCGAAATCAGATCGGCCACCAGATGCACATCGGCCTGCACGCTCTCCAGCATTTCGGGCTGCAGCATGAGCTGGCGCAGGTTCAGCCGCTCCATCGCATCGCGCTGCATGACCTGCACGACTGAGCTGGGGAAATAGCGGCGGATGTCGCCCAGCCAACGCGACACGTTGGGCGACGAATTGCCGAGCCCTCCACGACGCGGTCCACCATCCTCGCGCTTTTGCTGTTCATAGAGCGCGGCCAGAGCCTGATCGACATCGCGAATGCCGCCGCTCAAAGCACCGCAGCTTGCGTCGGCTGGTTCGCCGAGCACCAGTCGCCAGCGTTGCAGGCGATCGGTCGGTGGCAGGTCTTCGAGCTGCGTGGCGGGCGCTGCTGCAGCGGCGTTCTGGTTCGGATTGTTCTTTGTGCGTGCCATGTTCTGTTCACCTCTCTCTTCAAGTCTGGCTGGGCGTCAGGCCCCAGAGCGTGCGCAGCGCGGGCAGCACCAGCGACGCGCGTTCGGCATCGAGATCATCGCCCGCCGCCACCACAGCGGTCGATGCCGTCTGCGCTCCATTCTTCGGTCCACGCACCGCGCGCGAGCCCAGTTGCTGACGCTCGGCACGGCTGAAATCCGCAAAGCTGCGACGCACCAGCGGCAGCACCTGGATGAACTGCGCTTCGCCCAATTGCGCAAGCCACGCATCGACCGCGCCCCAGATCGCATCGTCGTGCAGCAGCACCAGCGCCTGGCCGTTGAGAAAGCCATCGAGCCACGCGGCCGCATCGACCGGCACCACGCCGAGCGACAGGTTGTGCGCGAACTGCAGGCCGATTTTTTCCTCGTCCCAGATCTTCGCGTCGAGCAACAAGCGCGTCGCCATGCCGCGCAGCAGCGCCGCGCAGGTATCGGCCTCGGCCATCACCTGCAGCGCGCGTTGCCAGGCCTGCGTGGTCTCTTCGGAATCGCGCAGACGGATGGCGTTGTCGGCCAGCAGCGCGAGCTTCTGCACCGTGCGCGCCGCGTCCTCGTCGAGCGACAGACAAGCATTCGGCAAGCCGATCGCCGCGCGCAGAACAAGCTGATCGATCACGCCCGCGAGCAGCTTGCTGTCGGTCTGGCGCACGCTGCCGTAGCGGTAGACATTGGCCAGCGCAGGCAAGGCTTGCAGCAGTTGCTGCACGTCGCCCGTGATCGCCGCACGCGCCGAAACCTCGCTCATGAGGCGTTCGACCAGATTCGGCAATTGCGCGAGCAGCGCGTCGTCGATGGCTTCGGCGATCTCGGGCAGCGCGGTCTGCGGCGTGAGTGATTGCAGCACGCGCTTGGCGGCTGCGGCTTCGACGGTCGATCCAAAGCGGCTGGCTTCGATCAGCTTGACAACCAGTTCGGGCTGCCATTGCAGATCCCAGCTCTCGCGGAACGTGCCGCGATTGCGCTGCTGATCGACCGCGCGCGTGCCCCAGTGAATTCCCAGCAGACGCAGGCGATGCAGCAGATGACTGCGCGCCAGATCGGTGTCCTTGCGCAGATCGAGCGCCACGTTCTTCGATGCCGCCTCGGGCTTCAAACGCAGCGTCTTCTGCTGCTGCTCCAGATCGCGCTGCAGCGGCACCAGCGGCACATCGGGCGGCACGCTGCCAAGCACATCGCCCACCACCAACGCATCGTGAATCAAACGCAGCGGCGCGGATTCACCCATGCAGATCACGGTGCGAACGGCCTCGTGCAATTCGGGCAGACCGGGTTCGGTCTGACCACGCAATGCAGCCAAGCCTTCGGCCAGACGCGTGGCCTCGATGATGTGGGCGCTCGAACAATCAAGATCATGGCTGCGCAGCAACTGCGCCACGCGCGAGAGCCAACCCGCCGCGCGGCTCGGCGGAATGAAGCGCGGCGAAGGCTCGCGGCCCTCGTCGGCTGCCGCATCCGTGCGCCACAGATGCGCATACCAGCCCGGCGAATCCACACCCGCGCCATAGCCGCTGCTGCTCGCCAAGTTGCGATAGGTCCACGGTGCCCAGGTTGCCTGCACCTTGAGTTTGGAAAGTCCCTTGAGCGTGGAGGCATCGGCCTTGGCCGTCGTCGTCGCCTGCAATGCGGGCACATGCCACGCACCGCAGATCACCGCGATGCGCTGGTATCCAGCCTTCACCGCTTCACGCATGGTCGTGCGCATCGTCGCTTC
This genomic stretch from Diaphorobacter sp. HDW4B harbors:
- a CDS encoding DUF4136 domain-containing protein — encoded protein: MTSLLQRFRTSLFLGLLPALMLVGCSTTRTVESNVNAYSTLAALPAPPTYRLERLPSQAANAVRFDAVESQAQQALAKVGLQRDDSNASLVLQLGAEAGFVPNPYWEPYYRAYPFGPGPFYGSFGMGFGRGGWGFGMGTGWMMDRPTPLYHRKVSLILRDATTQKIVYETSAVYEDVWTDDPAIYGVLFHQALAGFPTPPQGTRVVKTLVDRHSTVPVTAAPTAPAKVEAAPAAPKR
- a CDS encoding DUF2501 domain-containing protein — encoded protein: MKKNNIASSALLCALFLGAAFSANATGLGDALKDKMGGGSSSGSGSALSGALGGGGDSAALSAMGLSGSGTASNAAGVITYCMKNNYLNADKAAAVKDQLLGKMGLGQKEEPKDEGFLSGATGMITGKDGKSFSLDKVKGNLKEKACDLVLDNAKSLL
- a CDS encoding histidine phosphatase family protein, which encodes MHVTRIIAIRHGETAWNVDTRIQGHLDIPLNDIGEWQAQQAAGALANESIDAIYSSDLQRAFATAQAIADTTNAPLIANQQLRERSFGDFQGRTFAQIEAESPEDAMRWRKRDPEFVPAGGGESLTMLRARIDNAVNELAQQHPGEQIVLVAHGGVMDVLYRLATKLDLQAPRTWQLTNAAINRLLWTPDSGLTLVGWADTQHLNQQSRDEIHS
- a CDS encoding DSD1 family PLP-dependent enzyme, with translation MKSIPDYLLQLQGKSVDQIETPALVIDLDAMDRNIQRMADFTRKHRVRWRPHAKLHKSADIALLLEQAGAIGHCVQKLSEAEILASLGVNNLYISNEIIAPTKLRRVAQLAQDLDARGGRLAIAVDSEVGIEMLARALRDVNSHGIIDVFIELDVGQGRCGVHPGEPALELAKAIAEHPALRLAGLHAYHGRAQHFRTIADRRQAIAQVIEEVEHTRKLILDAGLQVHLITGSGTGTLIHEAASGVYGELQAGSFLFMDADYAQNERDPAQPAFEHALFVKSQVISADDKHAVCDAGHKSHAIDSGLPKVRVTDESEQLQFANGGDEHGLLHPTSTGGWLPALGATVWLIPGHCDPTVNLHDFMIGVRGGLDGGTVESIVRVDTRGALR
- a CDS encoding VWA domain-containing protein, whose translation is MARTKNNPNQNAAAAAPATQLEDLPPTDRLQRWRLVLGEPADASCGALSGGIRDVDQALAALYEQQKREDGGPRRGGLGNSSPNVSRWLGDIRRYFPSSVVQVMQRDAMERLNLRQLMLQPEMLESVQADVHLVADLISLSSVIPQSTKATARAVVQKVVDELMRKLEEPMRGAISGALDRSQRNRRPKHAEIDWHRTIRANLRHWQPEYRTIVPQTLIGYGRKARKPQREVVLCIDQSGSMANSVVYSSIFGAVMASLPAVDTKMVVFDTAVVDMTEKLDDPVDVLFGVQLGGGTDINGAVGYCQGLIREPRNTILVLISDLYEGGVEAGLLRRAHELVESGVQFITLLALSDEGAPAYDAQLAAKLAALGVPSFACTPDAFPQLMAAAIRRDDISAWAAAQGMKTSR
- a CDS encoding DUF5682 family protein, with protein sequence MDSALHFFGIRHHGPGSARSLLKALEALQPDAVLIEGPAECEALLPAVAHEELRPPVAMLVYAQDEPSRASFFPLAEFSPEWVAMQWAVKRGLPVRFMDLPQAVEMALDKEAQEARKQKAEEALAKAAEADADVEAEAETDDHNEVAVETEVESEVEVEVEVEVEIDKPHPDQRFARDPLDALAEAAGYADGETWWNRLVEERGGDSAVFEAVGMAMTALREELPNGLRGDRYALREERREATMRTTMREAVKAGYQRIAVICGAWHVPALQATTTAKADASTLKGLSKLKVQATWAPWTYRNLASSSGYGAGVDSPGWYAHLWRTDAAADEGREPSPRFIPPSRAAGWLSRVAQLLRSHDLDCSSAHIIEATRLAEGLAALRGQTEPGLPELHEAVRTVICMGESAPLRLIHDALVVGDVLGSVPPDVPLVPLQRDLEQQQKTLRLKPEAASKNVALDLRKDTDLARSHLLHRLRLLGIHWGTRAVDQQRNRGTFRESWDLQWQPELVVKLIEASRFGSTVEAAAAKRVLQSLTPQTALPEIAEAIDDALLAQLPNLVERLMSEVSARAAITGDVQQLLQALPALANVYRYGSVRQTDSKLLAGVIDQLVLRAAIGLPNACLSLDEDAARTVQKLALLADNAIRLRDSEETTQAWQRALQVMAEADTCAALLRGMATRLLLDAKIWDEEKIGLQFAHNLSLGVVPVDAAAWLDGFLNGQALVLLHDDAIWGAVDAWLAQLGEAQFIQVLPLVRRSFADFSRAERQQLGSRAVRGPKNGAQTASTAVVAAGDDLDAERASLVLPALRTLWGLTPSQT